ATCATATATTCTTTTGTAAACCACAAGTATATATGATATGATGTACTTAACAGATTAATAAAAAAATATTTATGGCTGAGATTAGGAGAGCTGTGTAACTAAATCTATTTAAAATAGGTTTAGATCTACACGGCTCTTTTTAATTTTTAATTTATTGGGGCTAGATTTTTTATAAAGGAGGAATAGCAAATGTATGATGTGACAGTCATCGGTGCAGGTATAATAGGAACTTTTATAGCAAGAGAGCTTTCAAAATATCAATTGAAGGTGTTAATGGTAGATAAAGAAAACGACATCGCCAATGGAACTACAAAAGCAAATAGTGCGATTGTTCATGCTGGATACGATGCAAAAGAGGGAACATTGAAAGCTAAATTAAATGTACGGGGAAATGAGCTCTATGAAAATATATGTAAGGAACTAGATGTTCCTTTTAAGCGAATCGGATCTCTAGTGGTAGCATTTAATGAGCAGGAGATGGAGGCGGTCAAAGAGCTGTTTGAAAGAGGGCTAGAAAATGGCGTTCCTCAGATGGAAATATTAGATAAGGAACGTGTGTTAAAGCTTGAAAACAACTTAAATGAGGAAGTGGTAGGCGCTTTATACGCAAAGACCGCAGGAATTGTTGGTCCATGGGAGCTGGCCATTGCTTTAGCTGAAAATGCTTTGGAAAATGGTGTAGAAATGCTACTAAACAGCCCGGTAACGGATATAAACAAAAACTCTGATGGATATTCAATTACGGCTGGTGATAGAATCATACAAAGTAAAATTATTATAAATTGTGCAGGACTTTATTCCGATGAGATTAACAATATGGTAAATACACCAAGCTTTGAAATATTGGCAAATAGAGGGGAATATAACTTATTTGATAAGTCTGTTGGGAACTTAGTGAATACTGTAGTTTTTAGATGCCCTTCAGAAGCAGGTAAGGGAGCTGTTGTTTTACCTACAGTCCATGGAAACTTATTGCTTGGGCCAACAGCAGAATCTGTAGATAGTAAATCTAATTTGAGCACAACCTTTGAAGGATTAACTTCTTTGAATGATCATGCGCAGTATACCTTGAAAGAAGTAAGCTTTAAAAATGTAATCACCTCCTTTACAGGGTTGAGGGCAAAAACGAAGAATCAAGATTTTATTATTGAAGAATCAAAGGAGTCCCTAGGCTTTTTTAATGTAGCGGGCATCGATTCTCCAGGCCTGACTGCAGCGCCTGCAATTGCTGAGTATGTTATAGAATTAGTAAAAGATAGAATTGAAGTTCTGGAAAAAAATCAAAGTTTTAACCCAAAGAGAAGACCGAGTATTCATTTTATAGAACTATCCCATGATGAAAAAGCAAAATTGATTGAGAAAGATCCTAGATTCGGGAGAATTATATGTCGATGTGAGAACATTACAGAAGGTGAAATCGTAGATATCATTAAAAGAAAAGCAGGGGCAACAACTCTGGATGGCGTAAAGAGAAGAGCAAGACCGGGTTCAGGAAGATGTCAAGGTGGATTCTGCGCACCGAAGGTAATGGAGATTCTTGCAAGAGAGCAGGGAATAGACATTACAGAGGTTGTAAAAGATGGGCTAGATTCTCATATATTGATAGGCGAAACCAAGTAATATAAATAGATAAAAGTGGGAGGGAGCATTTTGTTACATTACGATATTGTAGTAATCGGTGGAGGTCCTGCAGGTTTAGCTGCGGCCATAGAGGCAAGAAAAAATGGAGTGAAAAAAATATTGATCATAGAGAGAGATACTGAGCTCGGTGGAATACTGCAGCAATGTATTCACAATGGATTTGGACTGCAAGTTTTTAAAGAAGAGCTTACTGGCCCAGAATATGCAGAAAGATTTATTAAAGAGTTAATTACTATGGGCATAGAATATAAGTTGGACACAATGGCATTGGAGGTTTCTGAAAATAAAGTGATTACAGCCGTCAACCCAGTAGATGGAATGCTGCATATAAAAGCGGGTGCTATTATATTAGCAATGGGCTGTAGAGAAAGAACGAGAGGCGCTATTCGAATACCGGGAACTAGGCCGGCAGGCGTCATGACAGCTGGAACGGCTCAAAGATTTGTAAATATGGAAGGATATATGATTGGAAAGAAAGTCGTGATTCTTGGCTCTGGTGATATTGGATTAATCATGGCAAGAAGGCTGACCCTTGAAGGTGCAGAAGTGTTGGCTGTTGCGGAGCTTATGCCATATTCAGGTGGACTAACAAGAAACATAGTGCAATGCTTGGAGGATTTTAATATTCCGCTTTATTTGAGTCATACGGTTACCAATGTAGAAGGGCGCCATAGAGTGGAGTCTGTAACTATCGCTCAGGTAGATGAAAGATTTAAGCCCATCGAAGGAACAGAAAAGAAATTTCAGTGTGATACTTTACTATTATCTGTTGGTTTGATTCCTGAAAATGAGTTATCTAAATCTGCGGGAATAGCGCTGGATTCTATTACTGGTGGTCCTATTGTCAATGAATCTATGGAAACCTCTGTAGAAGGAATTTTTGCATGTGGGAATGTTGTTCATGTCCATGATTTGGTGGATTGGGTTACAGCAGAGAGCAAAAGAGCAGGTATTAGTGCTGCCAAATACATTAAAGGTCAAATAGAAAATAATTGTAAAACAATACATCTAAAAGGAATCAATGGGGTGCGTTACATCGTTCCTCATCAAATAAGATTAGAAAATGTGGAAGAAAAAGTGGAACTTATGATGCGTGTAGATAATATTTATAAGGATGTAAAGCTTGTTGTTAGAAATAATACAGACGTGATAAAGGAAATAAAAAGAAATCACGTTGCCCCTGGAGAAATGGAAACGATTCAATTAGATTTAAGCCAATGTAATTTAAATGATTGTGATGAAATTTGTGTAGAGATTGTGAAAAAGGAGGCGTAAATATGGAAGCAAAAGATATGATTTGTATTGTTTGTCCTTTTGGTTGTAAGCTTAAAGTGAAACAGAATGATGCAAGTGAGTTAGGGTATTCCGTTGAAGGGAATAAATGTTTCCGAGGAAAAGACTATGGTATTAGAGAAATGACGAATCCTACAAGAGCTTTAACAACAACGGTTTCTATAATAGATGCTTCTATAAAAAGACTTCCGGTACGAACATCAGGAACGATACCGAAGGGATTAATAGAAGATGCAATGAAGGAGATCAATAAAATAGAAGTGAAGGCACCTGTAAAAGTAGGTGATGTTATTATTAAAAACATTCTAGATACAGGCGTAGATATAATATCCTCTAGAAGCATGTGCCAGGTTTCAGAAGAGTATAATTATTTGGAGCAATGCTTAGCACAGATATAAATTATTGATAAATAAGGGAAAAAGGGGAGGGAGAGATTATTGCTAAGTAATGGGGAAATTGCTTTAAGGTTAATTTTATCAGCCCTAGCAGGTGGTATTGTCGGAATGGAAAGAGAAGCCAACAATCATCCAGCTGGGCTTAGAACCCATATATTAGTTTCTTTAGGCTCTACCCTTATTATGCTAATATCTATGTATGGATTTCAGGGACCAGGTATAAATAACAGTGGAGATCCCGCAAGATTAGCCGCTCAGGTTGTTAGCGGCATTGGATTCTTGGGCGCAGGAACAATTATAAGAACAGGAAACAATATTCGAGGGTTAACTACTGCTGCCAGTATTTGGGTTTGTGGAGGGATAGGATTAGCGATAGGGAATGGTTATTATTTAGGAGGACTCACAACTGCTATAATTGTTTTATTCACCTTAGGAAGTTTAGGATTTATAGAGAATAAAATCTTCAAAAATCAATACAAACTATTGAGTGTTCATTGTAGAGAAAGAGCCGGATTAATCGGCGACATCGGACATATATTAGGAAAACATAGTATCATTATTAAAGATATTAAGGTTGACAGGGAAGACAACATTGAAGAAGGTGAGTCCTCAAGTATAGAAATTACATTTACGCTAAAGCTACCCTCTAGATTTATAAACGATAGTTTTTTTGATGAAATTTTAAATGTCGATGGAGTAGAAGATGCATTGTGGGATAGAGAGCTTGGAGATGCGTATTTATATTAAAGAATAGATTAAGGGAAAAAAGATTTATCGAGAGGGTGCTTGCATCCTCTCGATTTTTCGATTTTGATTTAGATTTTGTAAAAAAGATGTTGAGAACTAAACTGATTTCTTTTCGAACTCTTGTAGTTTTGTATACACTTTTTGAAAAAGAAATACAGTAGGGCTTAAAAACCCAAATACACCAAAGGCTGTTTCTAATCCAATAGTACTTCCAAGTAACATCCCTAAATATCCAGTTATTAGTGAAATTAAAATTAAAAACATATTTCTCCTCCTCAAAACTGATTAATTACAGTTATATACTTGTCTTTTTTGCTAAATACATTTTCTACAAAATAGAATAAAGTGATCATAGCCAAGACCAATCATACAATAAATCTGGATATCAAAAGATCACATGGATTAAAGATAATTCAAAAATAATTCTTGTATTGAAACAAAGAATGAAAACATTGAAATAATATAGTCTGTAAATAACGTATGATTTCCTCTTGAAAAATAACAACAATATTATTAAAAGTAATAAAAATTTACCACTGTAATTAACACCACACAAGCAGGTAAAAAAATTGAAAGTCCTATTTTACTATTCTTCATTCTATTTCATATTTTGTATCGATTAAATCCTAAAAGGGCGATATTAAACAGAACTGAACTTTTATTTTTTATGAATTTGGAGAATCAGAACTATTCAATCATTAGATAATAGTCTTGGCTTAAGAAAGTTTTTTCACCATTAAAACTTGTATACGAACTATCTGCATAATATTTAAAGCCAAGTTTAGTCATAACTTTTTTTGATCCTATATTATCAACTGCATGTCTACAAAAAAACTTTTTCTCTCCTAAAATTTTTGTAGCAAAATCTAATATAACCTTTCCAGCCTCTGTAGTCAGTCCTTGTCCCCAATATTTTTTCATAATATTATATCCAAGTTCATAACAGCCAAGTTCTTCTTTAAAGTTTATAGAACCTGAGCCAAATAATTCTCCAGTTTCTTTTAATACAAATCCCCAGACATAATGATATTCGTTATTAATATTTTGCACTTCAATTTTTAGCCATTCCATAGTATCATCAACAGATTTGTGTAGGTCCCATATCATAAACTTTGCTACTTCCGAATCCGATGTCCAGCGCTTAAAAATATGACGAGCATCGTTTATTGAGAGTGGTCTAAGTAGTATTCTTTTACTTTCTAATATAGGTGTAATCATTTCCGATCGTCCTTTCCTTTGTGTAGATCTATATGACGCTGGTTAAAAAAGATGGTGCAATATATAAGATCCTTTCGTTATTTTTTTGACCTATATTTTAAGTATTCTGTAAGATAGCCATTACTTTTAAGAATAAGTTTGCAAATATAACCCCTAAACCTATATATCCAGTGCCAATAGCTGTTAAATTCATTAAAGATGCTTTCTTATCGTTACTTAACGGTGAATTACAAATTAAACCGATGGTTTACAATAACATTTAATTCCCTTTTAGTAATTTAAATAAAAACTCACAGAGAAATTTTAGCCATACTAAAAGGATAATCGGTTCAAGATATCTTTCATAATAAATTAAGAAATTAAAAATAAGTTTTTCCATATCTGTACTTTCTATAGAAATACTAAGATTATTAAAATATTTTAATCTAAATATAATCAATAAACTTGAAATAAATATTGCTGTACAGATAAAATCATCGGAAAATGAACCAAACTTAAGTATTCGTTTCATAAGGTAGCCTCCTTGTTTTGTGCTACTTATCATCCCAACTACTGTTGTGTCTAAAAAGGGTAATAAGGTACAGTTTATTTTGATGATTCATATTCAAATGTAACAATTCTGCAATTTCTACATCTATAAGACACTAATTTCTTCATGATGAA
Above is a genomic segment from Alkaliphilus oremlandii OhILAs containing:
- a CDS encoding NAD(P)/FAD-dependent oxidoreductase; its protein translation is MYDVTVIGAGIIGTFIARELSKYQLKVLMVDKENDIANGTTKANSAIVHAGYDAKEGTLKAKLNVRGNELYENICKELDVPFKRIGSLVVAFNEQEMEAVKELFERGLENGVPQMEILDKERVLKLENNLNEEVVGALYAKTAGIVGPWELAIALAENALENGVEMLLNSPVTDINKNSDGYSITAGDRIIQSKIIINCAGLYSDEINNMVNTPSFEILANRGEYNLFDKSVGNLVNTVVFRCPSEAGKGAVVLPTVHGNLLLGPTAESVDSKSNLSTTFEGLTSLNDHAQYTLKEVSFKNVITSFTGLRAKTKNQDFIIEESKESLGFFNVAGIDSPGLTAAPAIAEYVIELVKDRIEVLEKNQSFNPKRRPSIHFIELSHDEKAKLIEKDPRFGRIICRCENITEGEIVDIIKRKAGATTLDGVKRRARPGSGRCQGGFCAPKVMEILAREQGIDITEVVKDGLDSHILIGETK
- a CDS encoding NAD(P)/FAD-dependent oxidoreductase, whose protein sequence is MLHYDIVVIGGGPAGLAAAIEARKNGVKKILIIERDTELGGILQQCIHNGFGLQVFKEELTGPEYAERFIKELITMGIEYKLDTMALEVSENKVITAVNPVDGMLHIKAGAIILAMGCRERTRGAIRIPGTRPAGVMTAGTAQRFVNMEGYMIGKKVVILGSGDIGLIMARRLTLEGAEVLAVAELMPYSGGLTRNIVQCLEDFNIPLYLSHTVTNVEGRHRVESVTIAQVDERFKPIEGTEKKFQCDTLLLSVGLIPENELSKSAGIALDSITGGPIVNESMETSVEGIFACGNVVHVHDLVDWVTAESKRAGISAAKYIKGQIENNCKTIHLKGINGVRYIVPHQIRLENVEEKVELMMRVDNIYKDVKLVVRNNTDVIKEIKRNHVAPGEMETIQLDLSQCNLNDCDEICVEIVKKEA
- a CDS encoding DUF1667 domain-containing protein, producing the protein MEAKDMICIVCPFGCKLKVKQNDASELGYSVEGNKCFRGKDYGIREMTNPTRALTTTVSIIDASIKRLPVRTSGTIPKGLIEDAMKEINKIEVKAPVKVGDVIIKNILDTGVDIISSRSMCQVSEEYNYLEQCLAQI
- a CDS encoding MgtC/SapB family protein; translated protein: MLSNGEIALRLILSALAGGIVGMEREANNHPAGLRTHILVSLGSTLIMLISMYGFQGPGINNSGDPARLAAQVVSGIGFLGAGTIIRTGNNIRGLTTAASIWVCGGIGLAIGNGYYLGGLTTAIIVLFTLGSLGFIENKIFKNQYKLLSVHCRERAGLIGDIGHILGKHSIIIKDIKVDREDNIEEGESSSIEITFTLKLPSRFINDSFFDEILNVDGVEDALWDRELGDAYLY
- a CDS encoding GNAT family N-acetyltransferase produces the protein MITPILESKRILLRPLSINDARHIFKRWTSDSEVAKFMIWDLHKSVDDTMEWLKIEVQNINNEYHYVWGFVLKETGELFGSGSINFKEELGCYELGYNIMKKYWGQGLTTEAGKVILDFATKILGEKKFFCRHAVDNIGSKKVMTKLGFKYYADSSYTSFNGEKTFLSQDYYLMIE